In the genome of Abyssalbus ytuae, the window ATTTATAGATGTTTAGGGAGAGCAATTTACTAAATTGTTATTGTTAATTAGTTGATTTGTTGATGTGTGTAATCGTTTATTTCGTTGATGTGTGCCTGGTGATTTGGAATTTCAGTCTTGCCGTCTTGCTTCTCTTCTTACTTCTAAAAAACGGTTATTTTGAGCCCGTATTGGGGGAGAGATATGTTCAAAAAGTTACGCTCCTCATGATGACAGGGCAGGTGGGCAGATGACGGATAATTTTTATAATTAGGAATACAGGATTCAGAATGGGTGCCGTTCTTACAGGGAATATAATCAACATATATATTTATACACACCCCTGATTTGCCTGGCAAATCTTTCCCCTCTCAAAGAGAGGTGCCTGCTGCCTGCTTCCCATGCTGTGGCATGGTACTCCCCCCTGAAAGGTGGAGAGCGGGGATGTTGATTTGGTGACGGAAATAGTTATTAACCTTTTAAAACTTCTAATAATCTAAAATTAAGGTATAGTTTTTCTTTTCCTACCTGCTCACTTTTAAGAAAACCGTTACTTTCTAACTCTTTTAAATAATTACCTACTGTTTTTAGGTTACCTAAACCTGCTTTTTCTAATTGGTTTCGTTTTGTATACGGTAATTTAAACAATACTTCCAATAAATCTTTTGAATATACTTTTGGTAATTTTTCATGAATTTCGGCTCCCATTGTATTCATTAATTTTTCAATTTCGGCTATTTGCTGCCTTCCTCTTAATGCTGTTTGTTCTACCATATCCAACATGTACAGAATCCAGTCTTCCCAATTTTGATCTTCTGTTACTTTACGGAGGTTGGCATAATATTGATCTTTATGTTCAATAATGTAGCTACTTAAATAAAGAGCGGGTAAATTCAATAAATTTGTAAACTTCAGATATAGTAAAAGAATGATCCTGCCTGTACGTCCATTTCCGTCATAAAATGGGTGTATTGCTTCAAATTGATAATGGATGATTGCCATTTTCACCAGAGGGTCAATATCATCTTTGGTGTGAATAAAATCTTCCAGGTTTTTTAATTTTTCCCTTATTACATTTTCTCCTTCCGGTGGCGTGTATATTACTTTTTTTGTTACAGGATTTTTTAACTGTGTGCCAGGGGCATTTCTTATACCGGATTCATTTTCTTTGATTATGCGCATTATTGCCATAAAGAGGTTTGTGGTAAGTACCGGCCTTTTTTTTATTTGTTCTACTCCATACCATAAGGCATCTTTGTAATGAATTACCTCTTTAGTGGCAGGGTTGTTATTCTTTTTATCGGCAACAGATGCTTTAAAAAGCTCGTCTTGTGTTGTAATAATATTTTCTATTGCAGAACTGGCCCGGGCTTCTTGTAAATTAATGGTATCAATAAAGAGTATGGGATTAGGTAGATTTGTTATTGCTCCTTTTAACTCTGATAGTGCCCTGCTTGCTGTAATTGTTTTTTTAAGTATGGCTGTATTCTCTATTTCCTTTGATGGAGGCAACAGAGGTAAATTGTTGTAAGGTATTTCCGGATCATACATTATTTCACTATTTAATTTACTCATTTTAACGAGGGCAAAAAATACCTTCGATAACAATACGAGTGTAAATATAGATAAAAATTACTCTTGTTTTAATTTCAATGGTAAAAATTACCTTTGTTTAAATTGCATGGAAAAAGGGTGTTGTCGTTAATCAAAACTTTCCTTATTGAAGGAAACCAGAAATTAAATAATTTAACGTGAGCTCGATATAAATTTCAGATATGAAATCAAATTGTTATGTTTATTTTGTTTGCCTGCCTCATGATGACAGGACAGGTGGGCAGATGACGGATGATTTTTATAATTAGGTATACAGGATTCAGAATGTGCGCCGTTCTTCCAGGGAATATAACCAAATATACTTATACACACCCCTGATTTGCCTGGCAAATCTTTCCCCTCTCAAAGAGGGGTGCCCGCTGCCTGCTTCCCACGCTTTGGCACGGTACTTCCCCTTGAAAGGTGGAAAGAATTCGAAATGTAATTTTTATACTTTGCCCTTTTACTTTGTAAATACAACTAATTTTCCATCTCCTTCCCATGAAAATATATAAAAAAAAGGGCTGTTTTAATAACAACCCTTAATTTGCTTTTAAATAAATACTAAAAGACCATATCTATGTTTAACCACCCTGAAAACACGGGGTACAAAAAGTTACTTCTTTTAATCATCTGCAGCTGTTTCGCAGGTAACATTATCATCTTTTTTAATAGTAGTCCCATTATTTTCCAAATTACATACCTCCGAAGGAATGCTGGTTAGTGGGTTATTTTTTAAATTTAAGGTTTCCAGGCTGGTAAGCTGCCCGATCTTTGCAGGGATACTCGTTAGTTCGTTTTCGTATAGATAAAAGTATTTTAGCTTGGTAAGCTGACCAATCTCTGTAGGGATACTCGTTAGTTGGTTGTTGTATAAAAATAAGTATTCTAAGTTTGTAAGTTGACCGATCCCTGCAGGGATACTCGTTAGTTGGTTGTTGTCTAAATATAAGGTTTCCAGGCTGGTAAGCTGACCTATTTCAGCGGGGATATTTGTTAGTTGGTTGTTTCCTAAATCTAAGAATTCTAAGTTTGTGAGTTGACCTATTTCAGCGGGGATACTCGTTAGTTGGTTGTTGTATAAAGATAAGCTTACCAAGCTGGTGAGCTGCCCGATCTCCGCAGGGAGGGTGACCAGACCGTAACCTATTTGTGCATCTTCATCAACAAATACTAATTTAATAACCCTGCCTTGGTCGTCTACCGTTACCCCAACCCAGCTGCTAATATCCTCGTTGTTAATATCCCAACCAAGGGTATTACCGGGGTTGCTGTTATAAATGGCAATGAGTACTTCCCTCTGGGTGGGGGCTGTAAAATTAAATTTAAATGTATAATGTTCCTGTGTCTGGTCCTGTGCAGTCACGGTAAAGATAACTTCATTGGTAAAGTCCTGTGCCCCTGCGGGTGATACGGTGGCTTCTTCGGAGACTTCTATTAAAGGCAATAAGGAGGTTACGTCAGTGTTAAAAGGAAAGGTAGCGGTAATGGTTTTTTCTTCCTGGTTTATTGCTGCTGTTACATCTTCGTTCAAAGCTGTATTGTCTTCCTCCTTAAAAACAAAACTAAGGATTTTGTTGGCATTGTTCAGGGCAATTTCAACCGATATTTTATAAATGGCCTGGGTACCATCCTGAGCAGTGACGGTATAGGCAACTTCATTGGTAAAGTCCTGTGCCCCTGCGGGTGATACGGTGGCTTCTTCGGAGACTTCTATTAAAGGCAATAAGGAGGCCAGTTCAGTGCCAAAAGGTACGGTGGCTGTAATGGTTTTATCTTCCTGGTTTATTTCTGCTGTTACATCTTCGTTCAAAGCTGTATTGTCTTCCTCCTTAAAAACAAAACTGAGGATTTGTTTTCCCGTACCGGGGTCTGCTTTTTTAACCGATACCTTATAAGTTGCTTTGGTACCGTTTTCGGCAGTTACCACATAATCAACTTCACTGGAAAAATCCTGTGCGCCTGTGGGTGATACGGCCGCTTTTTCGGAAACTTTCACCTCAGGTAATAAAGAGGTCAGTTCAGTGCCAAAAGGTACGGTAGCGGTAATGGTTTTATCTTCCTGGTTTATTGCTGCTGTTACATCTTCGTTCAAAGCTGTATTGTCTTCCTCCTTAAAAACAAAACTAAGGATTTGTTTGGCATCACTGGCATTGGGTTCTGCCTGATTTACTATTACTTTATAGGTTGCTTTGGTACCGTTTTCGGCAGTTACCGTATAGGTAACCTCATTGGAAAAATCCTGTGCGCCTGTGGGTGATACGGCCGCTTTTTCGGAAACTTTCACCTCAGGCAATAAGGAGGTCAGTTCAGTGCCAAAAGGTACGGTGGCGGTAATGGTTTTGTCTTCCTGGTTTATTTCTGCTGTTACATCTTCGTTCAAAGCTTTATTGTTTGCTGCCTTAAAAACAAAACTGAGGATTTGTTTGGCATCGCTTTTTGGTGAAGGGTTGTCGTCGTCTTTATTGCAGGAGGTTATGCAAATACCCCCGGCAACGAATAGTAATACATAAAAATACTTTTTCATTGTGGTTTTTAATTTAAATGTAACATATTGTTGACTTTTCTTAATGCTTCTGAAAATGAAGGGATTAAGAAATCGCGAAAATAGCTTTTGGTTTAAAAGGTTAAAAGAAAACAGGGTATACAAAAGGTTACAGGTTAAGAAATTTACGGTTTTTGATTTATGATGTGAAGGTTGATGACCGGTGATGGTGGTTGGGTTGATTCGCTGAGGAGCTGATTGGAATTTGGTACCTGGGATTTTAAAAGAGACGGATGTTATGTTAAATTGTGTAATCGTTTATTTGTTACGCTCCTCATGGTGACAGGGTGGGTGGGCAAGTGACGGATAATTTTTATAATTAGGAGCAGGATTCAGAATGTGTGCCGTTCTTCCAGGGAATATAACCAAATATATTTATACACACCCCTGATTTGCCTGGCAAATCTTTACCCTCTCAAAGAGGGGAGCCTGCTGCCTGCTTCCCACGCTTTGGCACGGTACTTTCCCCTGAAAGGTGGAAAGAATTCGAAATGTAATTTTTATATTTCGCCCTTTTACTTTGTAAATACAACTCATTTTCCATCGCCTTCGCATGAAAATATATAAAAAAAAAGGGCTGTTTTAATAACAACCCTTAATTCCGTTTCTAAATAAATACTAAAAAAAATCAAATTTAAGCTTATTGTGAGGTTAAAATACATCTTTTATGTTTAACCACCCCGAAAACAGGAGATGTAAAAAGTTACTTCTTTTAATCATCTGCAGCTGTTTCGCAGGTAACATTATCATCTTTTATAATAATAGTCCCGTTATTTCCCAAATTACATACCTCCGAAGGAATGCTGGTTAGTGGGTTATTGTTTAAATATAAGTATTTTAGCTTGGTAAGCTGACCAATCTCTGTAGGGATACTCGTTAGTTGGTTGTTGTCTAAATATAAGCGTACCAAGCTGGTGAGCTGCCCGATCTCTGTAGGGATACTCGTTAGTTGGTTATTAGATACACCTAATTGTTCTAAGCTTGTAAGCTGGCTTATTTCAGCGGGGATACTCGTTAGTTGGTTGTTGTGTAAAAATAAGAATTCTAAGTTTGTGAGCTGACCGATCCCTGCAGGGATACTCGTTAGTTGGTTGTTAGATAAATCTAACTGTTCTAGGCTGGTAAGCTGGCCGATCTCTCCAGGGATACTTGTTAATTGGTTGTTGTTTAAATATAAGTATCCCAGGTTGGTGAGCTGACCTATCTCTCCAGGGATACTCGTTAGTTGGTTGTAGTTTAAATATAATTGTTCCAGGCTGGTGAGCTGCCCGATCTCTGCAGGGATACCCGTTAGTTGGTTGTTTCCTAAATCTAAGAATTCTAAGTTTGTGAGTTGGCCGATCACTGCAGGGAGATTTGTCAATTTCCTGGAAGATACGTTTAATCGAATAATATTGCCTTGATTATCTGCTTCTACCCCGTTCCATTCACTAATGTCTTCATTGTCAAGGTCCCAGCCAAGGGTATTGCAAGGGTTGCTCTTATATATGGCTATTAATACTTCCTTTTGGGTGGTGGCGGTAAACTTAAATGCAAACGTATAGGCTGCCTGGGTTGCATCCTGTGCGGTAACGGTATAGATAATCTCATTGGAACATTCCTGCGGGCCGGAAAATGATACGGCTGCCCCTTCGGAAACTTCTATGGAGGGGGTCAAAGTGGTTAGGTCAATACTGGCAGGTATGTTGGCAATGATGGTATGGTTATCATGGTCTATCTCTGCTGTTACATCTTCGTTCAAAGCTGTATTGTCTTCCTGCTTAAAAACAAAACTGAGGATTTGTTTTCCCGTACCGGGGTCTGCTTTTTTAACCGATACCTTATAAGTTGCTTTGGTACCGTTTTCGGCAGTTACCACATAATCAACTTCACTGGAAAAATCCTGTGTGCTTGTGGGTGATACGGCCGCTTTTTCGGAAACTTTCACCTCAGGTAATAAAGAGGTCAGTTCAGTGCCAAAAGGTACGGTGGCGGTAATGGTTTTATCTTCCTGGTTTATTGCTGCTGTTACATCTTCGTTCAAAGCTGTATTGTCTTCCTCCTTAAAAACAAAACTGAGGATTTGTTTTGCATCACTGGCATTGGGCTCTGCCTGGTTTACTATTACTTTATAGGTTGCTTTGGTACCGTTTTCGGCAGTTACCGTATAGGTAACCTCACTGGAAAAATCCTGTGTGCTTGTGGGTGATACGGCCGCTTTTTCGGAAACTTTCACCTCAGGCAATAAGGAGGTCAGTTCAGTGCCAAAAGGTATGGTGGCGATAATGGTTTTGTCTTCCTGGTTTATTTCTGCGGTTACATCTTCGTTCAAAGCTTTATTGTCTTCCTTCTTAAAAACAAAACTAATGATTTGTTTGGCATCGCTTTTTGGTGAAGGGTTGTCGTCGTCTTTATTGCAGGAGGTCATGCAAATACCCCCGGCAACGAATAGTAATACATAAAAATACTTTTTCATTCTAGTTTTTAATTTAAATGTGACATATTGTTGACTTTTCTTAGTGCTTCTGAAAATGAAGGCATCTAAGAAATCGCGAAAATAGCTTTTGGTTTAAAAGGTTAAAAGAAAACAGGGTATACAAAAGGTTACAGGTTAAAAAATTTACGGTTTTTGATTTATGATGTGAAGCCCGATGACCGGTGATGGTGGTTGGGTTGATTCGCTGAGGAGCTGATTGGAATTTGGTGTCTGATGATTTGGTGCCTGGGATTTGTTTTTTTTTGAATTTCAGTCTTGCCTTCCTGTTTCTCTTCGTACTTCTAAAAAACGGTTATTTTGAGCCCGTATTGGGGGGGAGATATGTTCAAAAAGATCATCACGTCGCTACGCTCCTCATGATGACAGGATGGTTGGGAAGATGACGGATGATTTTTATAATTAGGAATGCAGGATTCAGAATGTGGGTCATTCTTCCAGGGAATATAACCAAATATATTTAT includes:
- a CDS encoding Fic family protein, which encodes MSKLNSEIMYDPEIPYNNLPLLPPSKEIENTAILKKTITASRALSELKGAITNLPNPILFIDTINLQEARASSAIENIITTQDELFKASVADKKNNNPATKEVIHYKDALWYGVEQIKKRPVLTTNLFMAIMRIIKENESGIRNAPGTQLKNPVTKKVIYTPPEGENVIREKLKNLEDFIHTKDDIDPLVKMAIIHYQFEAIHPFYDGNGRTGRIILLLYLKFTNLLNLPALYLSSYIIEHKDQYYANLRKVTEDQNWEDWILYMLDMVEQTALRGRQQIAEIEKLMNTMGAEIHEKLPKVYSKDLLEVLFKLPYTKRNQLEKAGLGNLKTVGNYLKELESNGFLKSEQVGKEKLYLNFRLLEVLKG
- a CDS encoding leucine-rich repeat domain-containing protein: MKKYFYVLLFVAGGICMTSCNKDDDNPSPKSDAKQIISFVFKKEDNKALNEDVTAEINQEDKTIIATIPFGTELTSLLPEVKVSEKAAVSPTSTQDFSSEVTYTVTAENGTKATYKVIVNQAEPNASDAKQILSFVFKEEDNTALNEDVTAAINQEDKTITATVPFGTELTSLLPEVKVSEKAAVSPTSTQDFSSEVDYVVTAENGTKATYKVSVKKADPGTGKQILSFVFKQEDNTALNEDVTAEIDHDNHTIIANIPASIDLTTLTPSIEVSEGAAVSFSGPQECSNEIIYTVTAQDATQAAYTFAFKFTATTQKEVLIAIYKSNPCNTLGWDLDNEDISEWNGVEADNQGNIIRLNVSSRKLTNLPAVIGQLTNLEFLDLGNNQLTGIPAEIGQLTSLEQLYLNYNQLTSIPGEIGQLTNLGYLYLNNNQLTSIPGEIGQLTSLEQLDLSNNQLTSIPAGIGQLTNLEFLFLHNNQLTSIPAEISQLTSLEQLGVSNNQLTSIPTEIGQLTSLVRLYLDNNQLTSIPTEIGQLTKLKYLYLNNNPLTSIPSEVCNLGNNGTIIIKDDNVTCETAADD
- a CDS encoding leucine-rich repeat domain-containing protein, whose amino-acid sequence is MKKYFYVLLFVAGGICITSCNKDDDNPSPKSDAKQILSFVFKAANNKALNEDVTAEINQEDKTITATVPFGTELTSLLPEVKVSEKAAVSPTGAQDFSNEVTYTVTAENGTKATYKVIVNQAEPNASDAKQILSFVFKEEDNTALNEDVTAAINQEDKTITATVPFGTELTSLLPEVKVSEKAAVSPTGAQDFSSEVDYVVTAENGTKATYKVSVKKADPGTGKQILSFVFKEEDNTALNEDVTAEINQEDKTITATVPFGTELASLLPLIEVSEEATVSPAGAQDFTNEVAYTVTAQDGTQAIYKISVEIALNNANKILSFVFKEEDNTALNEDVTAAINQEEKTITATFPFNTDVTSLLPLIEVSEEATVSPAGAQDFTNEVIFTVTAQDQTQEHYTFKFNFTAPTQREVLIAIYNSNPGNTLGWDINNEDISSWVGVTVDDQGRVIKLVFVDEDAQIGYGLVTLPAEIGQLTSLVSLSLYNNQLTSIPAEIGQLTNLEFLDLGNNQLTNIPAEIGQLTSLETLYLDNNQLTSIPAGIGQLTNLEYLFLYNNQLTSIPTEIGQLTKLKYFYLYENELTSIPAKIGQLTSLETLNLKNNPLTSIPSEVCNLENNGTTIKKDDNVTCETAADD